Part of the Prionailurus bengalensis isolate Pbe53 chromosome B3, Fcat_Pben_1.1_paternal_pri, whole genome shotgun sequence genome is shown below.
GGGCCCTATGTGGAACCAACTGTCTTCCCTGCATCACGTATCTAAACTGGTGGTTCTCACTGAGGATGATTCCTGCTCCCCTGCCCCTTGGAGAACACTTGGCAATGCCCTGAGACATGTCCGGTTGGCACAACTTAGTGGAGGGGCGCTATTCCTGGGACCTGGTGGGGAGAGATCAGGGATGCCCTAAATATCCTACATCTTTGCCTGTGGTTCACAATGTTCTTAGTGATTCTGGATATTACTAAAGATAAATTCGAATCAGTATAGAGGTGATGATTATAGCAAGGATCTGGCATAACATCTTGTTTAAGTTGGAAATAAGGATCTTGTCTCTCCagggattccctttctcttctttctttcccaaatttttcttcattatttcctctCTGTATCTCACACTcacatcctcccccccccccaaaccccccccccccacctgctcccacACACCCCGACCCTTTCCAAAGCTTGTAGGCTGCCTAGGCTGGAGGCCAGTTGCATTGTGCCAAGAGAAGAGAGCATCAGAGAGAAGACACATCCTCACGTCTGAAAGCTGGGTCTTTATTGAGGTTTACTGAGGATTCTGTGCCCTGGAGGGGCCCTTGTGGGTCTGAGGGATGCGGCAGGGCCTCAGCAGAGATCAGAGGCAGCTTGAAAGTGAGTGGCACAGAAAGCCTGCTCAGGTCTGGTTCCAGATTTCCCCTCAGGCCGGCCCAGGCTCCATCGAGGCTTAATTCTGCTTCAGGACCTCATTGATCCAGGGCCGGTAGTGGGAGATCCGGGTGAAGACAGCAGGGGGCTTTGCATTCTTCCGTCCATAGGAGACAATgccctgagccaccccagcacacAGAAGAGGGCCCCCTGAATCTccctgtggggcagagagagagagagagagagagagagcgcgagcgagagagagagaacacagaaggtGAGCTGGGAAGTCATCTACTCCCAGTGAGACCTGGGGTCAGACCCAGCAGCCCTGGTTCCTCATGGGGTTATACATCTCGGTGTGATGccccttttctgtttccttctggcCACCTCATGTGCCCTGTGCAGCAGCCTGGGAGGGGTGCCCAGAGATTGCACGGGgccatgggtgggggaggagcagggaacgGATCTGCAGAGGGGTGATTCCAGTTCCTTAGGCCCATGATCTGAAACCCTGTCGCTGGCTGACAACCTTCCCACCCCATCTCCTTTCACAAGACGTCTGGACCCCGAACAGTGACTTGTAGAAAAGAACCCTTGTCTGAGGCTCACCTCAAATGCAGATTTTGTCTTCCTGGGATTGCCAACACACAATTGGAAGTTGTGGTTGAAAGTTCTGTAGTGTCTGCAGGCTTGGGGATTCATGAGCCTCTGCTTCACCTCTCGCAGAGTATCAGAGCCTGGTTCATTCACTTGTGTTCTTCCCCAGCCAGCCACCCGGCACATTCTCCCGGGTGGGATGACGTTGAACTGGGGCGGAAGGGGGAGCGTCCCCACGGCCAGGGTCAGGTTAGCTTTCTCCTTCAACTGTGGAGGGCATGAGGGGCTGTCAGTGCTAGAAATGGGTGACAGGGCAGTTGGAGGAAATCAGGGAAGGACAGGGCAAACTGTTTTGCATTAGAACTACATCCGGTGGCACGAGTCAGTGGGGTTGGAGTCCAGAGGCAGGTTGTGGACATTTTAGGGCAATGGAGACCTGAAGGAGAAAACTAAGAGAACAGAAAGTgggaaatgtggagaaaaagttaTTACCTTCAGTAACATGATGTCATGGAGAAAAGCACTGTCATCATATTTTGGGTGAGGAAATTGTTTTATGAcctcaagcttctgccatgtatcttctttcttttgtatgttATGGGCTCCAAGTGTGACCATTATGGACCTATtgtgagggagaagaaaggaccAGGAGAAACTGTGATGGTCTCAGGTTTCTCCTGCGATGTTCCCATTCTGAGAAAAGAAGACTAGAGTCTATCACGGGGGTCACTGGACTCTAATCACCCCTCTTTCTCTGGACCACTTGTAGTATTTGGGGTGGGGGCTCCTATTTTACTCAGGGAATAGCTTTCTCAGGGAACATGGACAATTTCCAGGACGCTCAGGAATTCCTGGAGACTGAGTAGGCCATGGAGGACCCAGGGGACAGGATTAGCACTTCCTAATTTAGGGAGCCCTGTGTGAGGGCCAGAGATATCAGAGGAAAGGGGGAGTTGAAGTGGTGGGATCCCTGGTGGACCCTGTTGTCTGCCTCCCCTGGAAAGATGGCTCAAGTCCCTGAGAATTAAAGGCCAGTGTTCTTGGAAAGGGCATAGAGGAAGTGGCCTAGAAAACTGGGTGGGGTTAGGAGAGGGAAGCTACTTTTAGAGGAGGGACTTTTGGATAGggcctccttttcctctctgtagGGGAGCCGAGCTCACAGTGATTGAAGATCAGGGCATCTCATCAATTATGGGACCAAGTTCCATAAGTTCAAGTCTTGCCTGTCCCAGCCCCAGGAGCCTCCCCTCAGACTGCCAAAGGGTATGTCCTTGGCTGCCACCCTAGCTGTTAATCTCCAGAAGGGAGATAAATGGGACCCTGCTGTGTCACCTTCCTGCACAGTGAGCAGCCGTCAGCACAAAGTTCCGTCTTATCAGGAAACCACCGCAAAATAACAGTCTATTCTGGAGAGTGACAATTTCCAGGTGGGCCATGTACGGGCGGGAGTGTGGCTTGCACTCTGTGCCCCCGATGATCTCTCCTGAAACAGAGATCCCCAGGGCTTGAACACAGAGAATGCATAGGCTGAGCTAAAGTTGAGAGGG
Proteins encoded:
- the LOC122468961 gene encoding chymase isoform X2, whose amino-acid sequence is MHFLPLALPLLLLCSRAEAGEIIGGTECKPHSRPYMAHLEIVTLQNRLLFCGGFLIRRNFVLTAAHCAGRSIMVTLGAHNIQKKEDTWQKLEVIKQFPHPKYDDSAFLHDIMLLKLKEKANLTLAVGTLPLPPQFNVIPPGRMCRVAGWGRTQVNEPGSDTLREVKQRLMNPQACRHYRTFNHNFQLCVGNPRKTKSAFEGDSGGPLLCAGVAQGIVSYGRKNAKPPAVFTRISHYRPWINEVLKQN
- the LOC122468961 gene encoding chymase isoform X1: MHFLPLALPLLLLCSRAEAGLEQVETRTWRTGPAQWKRSIEVPGTMAVGEIRGEIIGGTECKPHSRPYMAHLEIVTLQNRLLFCGGFLIRRNFVLTAAHCAGRSIMVTLGAHNIQKKEDTWQKLEVIKQFPHPKYDDSAFLHDIMLLKLKEKANLTLAVGTLPLPPQFNVIPPGRMCRVAGWGRTQVNEPGSDTLREVKQRLMNPQACRHYRTFNHNFQLCVGNPRKTKSAFEGDSGGPLLCAGVAQGIVSYGRKNAKPPAVFTRISHYRPWINEVLKQN